From Abiotrophia defectiva ATCC 49176:
TAAGCCAACCCCCTTAGGCCCACCCAACTTATGGCCCGATAGGCTCCAAGAAGTGGCTATCTGGTCTAGTTGCCAAGGCAGTTTGGTAATCCCTTGAACCAAGTCAACATGGAAAAAATAACCGCGCTGACGAGCTTCTTGTGCCAATCCAGGAATGGGGTAAATGGCACCTACTTCATTGTTGACCGCCATGGCTACCCAGCCACTGGTATCTTCCTGACTAGCCGCTAGAAATTGGTCAATCAGGTCTTGGTCACTGCCCCCATCTTGGGGTTGAATCCAGGAAATAACCCAGCCTTCTTCCTCTAATCGCTTGAGCTCTAAATCCACTGAAGGATGTTCTACAGCCAAAGCCACCAAGTGGCGAGCTTTACCAACTGCTAGAGCACTTTGAGCCTGAGACCAGATAGCCCAGTTATTGGCTTCCGTTGCCCCTGACGTGAAGTAGAGGCTAGAAGCTGAGGCTAGGTCCAAATCTTTGGCAATGGCCTCGCGAGCCTGATTGAGAGCATACTTGGCAGACTTGCCCAATTGATAAGTGCTAGAGGGATTCCCATAAAGTTGGGATAAGGAGCTTGTGATCGTTTCGACAACTTCCGGACGAACAGGTGTTGTCGCTGCATAATCAAGATAAATAGCCACCTTGGCCTCCTCCTCTCAGACTAGACTTTCCTTCTTATTATAGCACACTCCTAGCCTTTCGCCTATCCATAAGTTTAGTCAGAAGATTTGTCTCCTCAGGCCTTTTGCGGTATGATGAATAGGCAGATAATTGATTGAAAGGAGGCATCCCATGCTTCAACCACTCGCCTATCGCATGCGCCCTCGTCAACTGGAAGATATTCTTGGCCAGGAGCACCTTGTTGGCCCTGGTAAGATTATCCAGCGCATGGTGCAAGCCAAGCGCCTGACTTCCATGATTCTCTACGGACCGCCCGGTATCGGCAAAACTTCCATTGCCAGCGCTATTGCAGGTTCGACTCGTTATGCCTTCCGAACCCTGAATGCGGCCACCGATGGTAAGAAAGAACTGGAACAAGTAGTAGAAGAAGCCAAATTTTCTGGCACCCTTATCTTACTCTTGGACGAAATTCACCGATTAAACACCACCAAACAGGATTTCCTACTACCACATCTGGAGAGTGGTCGGATTATTCTGATTGGGGCGACTACCGAGAACCCCTATATCGCCATCAACCCCGCCATTAGAAGTCGGGTGCAAATTTTTGAACTCAAGCCCCTCAGTCCTGAGCAGGTTTGCCTTGGTTTGACTCGGGCCTTAGCCGATCAAGAACGTGGGCTCGGTAAGTACCCCGTACAAGTCCAGGATGGCGTTCTGGAACATTTTGCCCAAGTTTCGGGCGGTGATATTCGGACCAGCCTTAACGCCTTAGAGCTGGCAGTCCTCTCAACTGAACCGGACCAAAATGGGCAA
This genomic window contains:
- a CDS encoding replication-associated recombination protein A, yielding MLQPLAYRMRPRQLEDILGQEHLVGPGKIIQRMVQAKRLTSMILYGPPGIGKTSIASAIAGSTRYAFRTLNAATDGKKELEQVVEEAKFSGTLILLLDEIHRLNTTKQDFLLPHLESGRIILIGATTENPYIAINPAIRSRVQIFELKPLSPEQVCLGLTRALADQERGLGKYPVQVQDGVLEHFAQVSGGDIRTSLNALELAVLSTEPDQNGQIIIDMAVASDCLRRRRLQHDKNGDAHYDVISALQKSIRGSDVDAALYYLAILLTAGELTVACRRLLVIAYEDIGLGHPAATQRTVAAIQAAEKLGLPEASIPLGFAVIDLALSPKSNTSYRAIKSAMAAIDQGQVAPVPDHLRDSHYQGADKLGRGLDYRYPHDYPGHIVAQEYLPKELAHHQFFQADPSGKYEEALAHYYQKVKEILKK
- a CDS encoding cysteine desulfurase family protein; this encodes MAIYLDYAATTPVRPEVVETITSSLSQLYGNPSSTYQLGKSAKYALNQAREAIAKDLDLASASSLYFTSGATEANNWAIWSQAQSALAVGKARHLVALAVEHPSVDLELKRLEEEGWVISWIQPQDGGSDQDLIDQFLAASQEDTSGWVAMAVNNEVGAIYPIPGLAQEARQRGYFFHVDLVQGITKLPWQLDQIATSWSLSGHKLGGPKGVGLLYFQAWQDQPGLQPYLIGGGQEAGMRAGTENLAYIQGLAQAIHLSLAEAEQRQAHLAKLEAYFLEELTRAGIDYQVNRPQAHHLPGFLNLWLKGLKASQVLIHLDLAQIYVSAGSACSAGSLEPSRVLKGYYPDQEDRQRESIRLTMGLDVTQADLDQVVKQLGLLKARQQK